The Parambassis ranga chromosome 19, fParRan2.1, whole genome shotgun sequence genome contains a region encoding:
- the dbx2 gene encoding homeobox protein DBX2, with the protein MEGANIQMWSTNLSPKSRRGILRRAVFSEEQRKELERTFRRQKYISKTDRNKLAADLSLKESQVKIWFQNRRMKWRNCKEKEVHNSRSPMDELMAHGLAQDEKEPLQNHSSAKTERSPPQKSTRDT; encoded by the exons ATGG AGGGAGCAAATATCCAGATGTGGTCGACTAACTTGAGCCCTAAATCACGTAGAGGGATCCTTAGGAGGGCAGTGTTCTCTGAAGAACAGAGGAAGGAGCTGGAGAGAACCTTCCGGAGACAGAAGTACATCAGCAAGACGGACCGGAACAAACTGGCAGCTGATCTCAGCCTCAAGGAGTCACAG GTGAAGATCTGGTTCCAAAACCGCAGAATGAAGTGGAGAAACTGTAAGGAGAAGGAGGTTCATAACAGCCGCTCCCCAATGGACGAGCTCATGGCTCACGGCCTCGCTCAGGACGAGAAGGAACCATTACAGAATCACAGCAGTGCAAAAACAGAGAGATCACCACCACAGaagagtaccagggacacataG
- the LOC114451696 gene encoding prolactin-like, giving the protein MQKVWFTVLILVYLDFSVRVGTVPVCAYGPAGCKVPSLADLFERVIQQSSRMHGMSSDLHSEFEQSLSPNKNLIGKRRCHTYAIRTPDDKENAQRLGREQLTEVILKLLEAWNDPLSHLYWSLSQDQNQDFSYYSPSKALEITDMVQELRDGVEKMAQKMKLEGVTGNTVGSISPESLVPSFAVSFYKRGGLDSVDHHDLLYCFRRDSNKVKNYLHILKCTTLPGLVC; this is encoded by the exons ATGCAGAAAG TTTGGTTTACTGTGCTCATACTGGTGTACCTTGATTTTTCTGTGAGGGTTGGCACCGTTCCTGTCTGTGCCTATGGGCCGGCTGGTTGCAAAGTTCCTTCTCTGGCAGATCTCTTTGAAAGAGTCATACAACAGTCCTCAAGAATGCACGGCATGTCCAGTGACCTGCACTCTGagttt GAGCAATCTCTCTCTCCCAACAAGAACCTGATAGGAAAACGGAGGTGCCACACGTACGCCATACGGACGCCTGATGACAAAGAGAATGCTCAAAGACTTGGA CGAGAGCAGCTGACAGAAGTGAtcctgaagctgctggaggcCTGGAATGATCCTTTGTCACATCTCTACTGGAGCCTGTCCCAGGATCAGAATCAAGACTTCAGCTACTACAGCCCCAGCAAAGCACTGGAGATCACGGATATGGTGCAGGAGCTGAGGGACGGAGTGGAAAAAATGGCCCAGAAG ATGAAGCTAGAAGGAGTAACCGGTAACACTGTGGGCTCCATTTCTCCAGAGAGCTTGGTCCCCTCTTTTGCCGTGTCCTTCTACAAACGTGGAGGACTGGACTCAGTAGATCATCACGACCTGCTCTACTGCTTCCGCAGGGACTCCAACAAAGTCAAAAATTATCTCCATATCCTGAAATGCACCACGCTTCCCGGACTGGTCTGTTAA
- the szl gene encoding sizzled, giving the protein MAVFSFTLALMAMACPLKAFDMAQSTRCVAIPNQMKVCKDVGYSEMRLPNFLGHSNLEGEVVPRSEDWKPLLQTGCHPQAQAFLCSLIAPVCLDTFIQPCRSLCMAVKDSCAPVLACQGHPWPEALDCDRFPAEEDMCLSPHAKFSHFVKGLPKPACQNCPSVEDAPAMKTVLDAFCHHDFAVTAKIHRHRTLTGEPEFEIQGRVEFIRQGPLLPYDTQHLLHRWLLINLKCANTLVRPGRSQLYVLTGSVQPDGTLALTRLFPWHKKDTNIAVATRKWKHHRC; this is encoded by the exons AtggctgtgttttcttttactttGGCTCTCATGGCTATGGCGTGTCCATTAAAGGCGTTTGACATGGCTCAGTCCACTCGCTGCGTCGCCATCCCCAATCAGATGAAGGTCTGCAAAGATGTCGGATACTCAGAAATGCGACTGCCCAACTTTTTGGGCCACAGTAACCTGGAAGGTGAAGTGGTGCCACGTTCAGAGGACTGGAAACCCCTGCTGCAGACCGGTTGCCACCCTCAGGCTCAGGCCTTCCTCTGTTCCCTTATTGcccctgtttgtcttgacac TTTTATCCAGCCCTGTCGGAGCCTGTGCATGGCAGTGAAGGACAGCTGTGCTCCAGTGCTTGCCTGCCAGGGACACCCATGGCCAGAGGCTCTGGACTGTGACCGTTTCCCTGCTGAGGAAGACATGTGCCTTTCCCCCCATGCAAAATTCAGCCACTTCGTTAAAG GTTTACCCAAACCTGCCTGCCAGAACTGTCCTTCTGTGGAAGACGCTCCTGCAATGAAAACAGTCCTGGATGCTTTCTGCCACCACGATTTTG CTGTGACGGCCAAAATTCATCGCCATCGCACACTCACGGGAGAGCCAGAATTTGAGATCCAGGGCCGTGTGGAGTTTATCCGTCAGGGTCCTCTGTTGCCTTACGACACCCAGCATCTTCTCCACCGGTGGCTCCTCATCAACCTCAAATGTGCCAATACCCTTGTGCGCCCTGGTCGCTCGCAGCTTTACGTGCTGACCGGGTCTGTGCAGCCCGACGGCACCCTCGCTCTCACCCGTCTCTTCCCATGGCACAAAAAGGACACAAACATTGCAGTGGCCACCCGCAAGTGGAAGCATCACAGATGTTGA